The sequence below is a genomic window from Rhizobiaceae bacterium.
CGATGGCCCGACGGTCGCGACATTCTTTTACGCACGGCACTATTCGAACGAGCAAAAGCCATGGGATGTCACGATAGCCCAACAGGCAATCCGATCGACAGAGCAGCGGCTTAGGATAGAATTTCCACGGATCCTGCGCGATCTCTACATTCTCCAGAATGGAGGGCATACCGATTTCTATCTGTCCAGCAACGAGAAAGACCCACCCTATGAATTCGGTGGCTCGTCGGACGCGGATACCGACGAAGCTTATAATATCTGGCTGTCAGCGCTTCCAGGTATGGATATCACGCCGCTCGGACGCCTGCAAACTCTTGGCAGTTTCTCTGATGGCATAGACTTCGGTGACGCGGATGACGCTTGGCGCAGCTATATTCCCGGCATCGATCATCTCATACCGATCAGCAGTCATGGTTCGGACATCTGGCTCTGCCTCGACTATCGCGAGGGCCGCACGGTGCCCAAAATCGTGCTGTTCGATGACACCAAAGGTGAACGCTCTGGCAAGAACATGTTTGTTTATGAATCTCCTGATTTCGCGACCTTCTTCGCAGGGCTCAGACGCCACGCGATTACGGTCGAAAACGGAGTGAGAATGCGTGGCTTACGCGCGCTCGCAGGAGGCAACTGAAGGGCATCCCTTCGAGATTTGGTGTATCGGATGCGCTCCGCGAAGCCACAGGGCAGCTGAATGAGCGCTACACGACGGTGCCACATAGCGCTGATAATTAGTGCCAAATAGCGATCAAGGTCACAGGCAACGCCAAAGCCTGTAGATTGTCACATAACCCGTCGTGCAAAGTAAGCTCCGTTAACAGTTATCTCCGGTCTTTTTGTGACAGACGGAGAACCAATGCCCCGCCGCATGATTTTGACGGATGCCGATCGGCAGAATTTTCTTGCCCTGCCCACCGATGACGACACCCTGATCCGGTACTGGAGCCTTGATGAGGATGATCGTCGCCTACTCGAAACGCGGCGGCGCA
It includes:
- a CDS encoding SMI1/KNR4 family protein, with the translated sequence MAAEWTAESFEAHIKTVFDEIEAKANTASSTAQIGPLRERLNREWLGAKPGAFLPPEVFNQLRTRLGAVEDVLTNRFVELRDAGGAPQADERIVIERDGPTVATFFYARHYSNEQKPWDVTIAQQAIRSTEQRLRIEFPRILRDLYILQNGGHTDFYLSSNEKDPPYEFGGSSDADTDEAYNIWLSALPGMDITPLGRLQTLGSFSDGIDFGDADDAWRSYIPGIDHLIPISSHGSDIWLCLDYREGRTVPKIVLFDDTKGERSGKNMFVYESPDFATFFAGLRRHAITVENGVRMRGLRALAGGN